One genomic region from Reichenbachiella ulvae encodes:
- a CDS encoding carboxypeptidase-like regulatory domain-containing protein: protein MNTKKNTNPKWFLMIVSMLVSAVLSAQPLEIRGTILDAVTQEPLPYANIVCGQEGTSSNQDGKFILHLSKANTNDRVSIRYIGYQSIEPTVAELIENSNIQLVSHSEVLEGVTVYSGENIIEDLINHYQINYEFNDLLLKAYYKESIQNTSSYLYIGEGLFDIYLPTIYSEDETTVSSIKTRKKEFNGIDSVQIPHVTGHVSDMVNAATRRKSSFLTMEGHKHYTFTKEEYSFYDGREIFKLHFEPKDKHGNSSGTLYVDAESKAIIKADYYPLIENQYFWSFAHWTEEFKEIEGTWYIHRVSYEGEWIDQNKVFTYHADMVITDSKVTKSTPQLSHEISDTASFFDEASDFGSGFWEEQNHMLLTEEEQLALASRQ, encoded by the coding sequence ATGAATACCAAGAAAAATACAAACCCAAAATGGTTTCTGATGATAGTCAGTATGCTAGTGAGCGCAGTTCTTTCTGCACAGCCACTGGAAATACGCGGAACTATCCTTGATGCCGTCACTCAAGAACCTCTCCCCTATGCCAACATTGTATGTGGGCAAGAGGGAACCTCGAGCAATCAAGATGGCAAATTCATCCTTCACCTTTCCAAGGCAAACACCAACGACCGAGTTAGCATTAGATACATCGGGTACCAAAGCATAGAACCTACAGTCGCAGAATTGATTGAAAATAGTAACATTCAATTGGTGAGCCATTCAGAAGTACTAGAAGGTGTTACCGTTTATTCTGGAGAAAACATCATTGAAGACTTGATTAACCACTACCAAATCAACTATGAATTCAATGACCTTTTACTAAAGGCCTATTACAAAGAAAGCATTCAGAACACTTCCTCCTATCTATACATTGGCGAAGGCCTATTTGACATCTATCTCCCCACTATCTACAGTGAAGACGAAACGACTGTTAGCAGCATCAAGACCAGAAAAAAGGAGTTTAACGGAATAGATTCCGTTCAGATCCCACATGTCACTGGGCATGTCAGTGATATGGTAAATGCAGCAACCAGACGCAAATCGAGTTTTCTCACTATGGAAGGTCACAAGCACTACACATTCACGAAGGAGGAGTATAGCTTTTATGATGGAAGGGAAATATTCAAACTGCATTTTGAGCCAAAAGACAAACACGGAAACTCCAGTGGGACCCTATATGTAGATGCAGAAAGCAAGGCCATCATCAAAGCAGATTACTACCCATTGATCGAAAACCAATACTTCTGGAGCTTCGCTCATTGGACGGAAGAATTTAAAGAGATAGAGGGCACCTGGTACATTCATCGTGTATCCTATGAAGGTGAATGGATAGACCAAAACAAAGTCTTCACCTACCATGCAGACATGGTCATCACTGATTCTAAAGTGACCAAAAGCACTCCACAGCTTAGTCATGAAATTTCCGACACGGCATCCTTCTTCGATGAAGCTTCAGATTTCGGTTCAGGCTTTTGGGAGGAGCAAAACCACATGCTACTTACTGAAGAGGAGCAATTGGCACTAGCAAGCAGACAATAA
- the dnaN gene encoding DNA polymerase III subunit beta: protein MKFIVSSSYLLKQLAAINGVITTNPVVPILENFLFEISDGKLTVTASDLQTSMITELEVEAKENGSIAVPSKILLETLRNLPEQPVTFSIDENSYSIEINSDNGRYKLSGENATDFPKVPTVSDGSSVNISSDVLGNAINNTILATSNDELRPAMTGVYLNLADTNTTFVATDGHRLIRYRRVDIASEAGASMIIPRKALTLLKSTLPSGNTNVNVEYNVANAFFKFDGIHMVCRLIDERFPDYENVIPTNNDNEMTIDRLELLGSLKRIAIYANKTTHQVRLKIAGSELVISSEDLDFSNEANERLSCEHDGGDIEIGFNGKFLIEMLANIDSTQVTMKFSEPNKAGLIFPVDHDENEDLLMLVMPVMLSNYSA, encoded by the coding sequence ATGAAATTCATCGTTTCATCCTCATACTTGTTGAAGCAGCTTGCGGCTATCAATGGTGTGATTACCACTAACCCGGTCGTTCCTATTCTTGAAAATTTTCTTTTCGAAATCTCGGATGGTAAACTTACAGTTACTGCTTCCGATTTGCAGACTTCAATGATTACCGAGCTAGAGGTGGAGGCAAAAGAAAATGGAAGCATTGCAGTTCCTTCTAAGATCTTGTTAGAGACGCTGAGAAACCTGCCAGAGCAGCCAGTTACTTTTAGCATCGATGAGAATTCATATAGCATAGAAATCAACTCGGACAATGGACGATACAAACTATCGGGTGAAAATGCAACGGACTTTCCTAAAGTACCGACTGTATCTGATGGTAGTTCAGTGAATATCTCTTCTGATGTATTGGGCAATGCGATCAACAATACCATCCTTGCTACTAGCAACGATGAGTTGAGACCAGCCATGACAGGTGTTTATTTGAATCTGGCTGATACCAATACGACTTTTGTGGCTACAGATGGACATCGTTTGATTCGCTACAGGAGAGTAGATATTGCTTCTGAGGCCGGTGCTAGTATGATTATCCCTCGCAAGGCTTTGACACTTTTAAAATCAACTTTGCCATCTGGCAATACCAATGTAAACGTGGAGTATAACGTAGCGAACGCTTTCTTTAAGTTCGATGGTATCCACATGGTATGTAGATTGATCGACGAGAGATTCCCGGATTACGAAAACGTAATCCCAACCAATAACGACAATGAGATGACCATCGATCGCCTGGAGCTTTTGGGGTCGCTTAAGCGTATCGCCATCTACGCTAACAAGACTACCCATCAGGTAAGGTTGAAAATAGCGGGTAGCGAGTTGGTAATTTCTTCTGAAGACTTAGACTTTTCTAACGAGGCGAACGAGAGATTGTCTTGTGAGCACGATGGGGGAGATATCGAAATTGGTTTTAACGGTAAGTTCCTGATCGAGATGTTGGCTAACATAGATTCTACTCAGGTAACTATGAAGTTCTCAGAGCCTAATAAAGCGGGATTGATATTCCCAGTAGATCATGATGAGAATGAAGATTTGTTAATGTTGGTGATGCCAGTAATGCTGAGCAACTATTCTGCATAA
- a CDS encoding DUF4340 domain-containing protein, whose amino-acid sequence MTKVQQLSGVLIALVLVSVALFVFDGKGGGSDNIDRTRFLVEDTAAIQSVTINSKAFDLKVEKQEGSWVLNDSLAVDPSVMRVMKSILSQVNVQRPISQLNVEEIRELLRNTGQQVTLELNGEEKTFFAGGNVNKTQAYFADADLENIYLVNIPGYNHYLSGIFELTPNQWRDRELFDSNYRSIQNLTIDYADGSQLVLEFEDRFFAVNQLQRIDTAVLMDYLNGFEGFLLNDYLSPGMFPSYDSLLQTEPIAKLNLTDIDASKNRALEIYAKIPGEQFYLLSDGKQEMMVVDERRTEMLLKREDDFKLDDSKEED is encoded by the coding sequence ATGACAAAGGTTCAACAATTAAGCGGCGTGCTCATAGCACTGGTATTGGTTTCTGTGGCTCTTTTTGTCTTTGATGGAAAAGGAGGAGGAAGTGATAACATTGACCGAACGCGGTTTCTGGTGGAGGATACTGCAGCGATTCAGTCCGTCACGATCAATAGTAAAGCCTTTGATCTCAAAGTCGAAAAGCAGGAGGGAAGTTGGGTGTTGAATGATTCCTTAGCTGTAGATCCATCTGTCATGAGAGTGATGAAGTCGATCCTCAGTCAGGTCAATGTCCAAAGACCGATAAGTCAACTCAATGTGGAGGAGATTAGAGAATTGTTGAGAAATACGGGGCAGCAGGTAACGCTCGAATTGAATGGAGAGGAGAAAACGTTTTTCGCCGGAGGGAATGTCAACAAGACACAAGCCTATTTTGCTGATGCAGATTTAGAAAATATCTATCTAGTCAACATTCCAGGTTACAACCACTATCTGAGTGGAATCTTCGAATTGACTCCTAATCAGTGGCGCGATCGTGAGTTGTTTGATTCCAACTATCGGAGCATCCAAAACCTGACGATAGACTATGCAGATGGTAGTCAGCTGGTTTTGGAGTTTGAGGACCGTTTCTTTGCAGTCAATCAATTGCAGAGGATAGATACGGCAGTGCTGATGGATTATCTCAATGGGTTCGAAGGATTCTTATTGAATGATTATTTGAGTCCAGGGATGTTTCCGAGTTATGATAGCTTACTCCAAACAGAGCCGATTGCTAAATTGAATTTGACAGATATCGATGCTTCAAAAAACAGGGCATTGGAGATTTACGCCAAGATTCCCGGGGAACAATTTTATCTGCTTTCAGATGGGAAACAGGAGATGATGGTGGTCGATGAGCGACGTACAGAAATGCTTCTGAAAAGAGAAGATGATTTTAAACTGGATGATTCTAAGGAGGAAGATTGA